The genomic stretch GCGCGGCTGACCTGCCGGCGCTTAGGGATCGTAACGAAATAAATGATTGATTTAGGACGGACAGGGATGTACTGTTGATGCGTGGACATCCGGACGCTTCGCAGGAAGTACCGAGCCCTGGCGCCGGGGTTGACGGAGCGCTCGAGGCGGCTGTGGGCCGCGTCCGAATCCATGGTGCTGGGCCATGGTGGGATTGCCATGGTCGAGCGTGCCACGGGCATCTC from bacterium encodes the following:
- a CDS encoding ISAzo13 family transposase; protein product: MDIRTLRRKYRALAPGLTERSRRLWAASESMVLGHGGIAMVERATGISRSTISRGIREVESGAHETLSPDRTRRPGGGRKRAAEKDAT